The following coding sequences lie in one Pontibacter sp. G13 genomic window:
- a CDS encoding MarR family winged helix-turn-helix transcriptional regulator: protein MELNERIIYGLSRLTDAYKALLWDKAKSLGISPIQIQLLMFVGTHTPEQCRVSQLAMEFNVTKPTISDAVKSLCQKELTEKVKGESDGRSFHLRLTTKGHEIVDSLADFSDPIRSALAEKSGADLAELYGHLTGLIWQLNRLGVIQVQRMCLGCRFYQKKGEAHHCRLLDSDLTVEDLRLDCPEFEKPLSA, encoded by the coding sequence ATGGAACTAAACGAGCGAATCATTTACGGACTTTCACGTCTCACGGACGCATACAAAGCCTTGCTGTGGGATAAGGCCAAGTCATTGGGGATTAGCCCGATTCAGATTCAGCTTTTGATGTTCGTGGGGACTCATACGCCGGAGCAGTGTCGAGTCAGTCAATTGGCGATGGAGTTCAATGTCACCAAACCCACCATTAGTGATGCTGTCAAATCCCTGTGTCAGAAGGAATTGACTGAGAAAGTAAAAGGGGAATCAGATGGAAGAAGTTTTCACCTGAGATTGACTACCAAGGGGCATGAGATCGTCGATTCTTTGGCAGATTTCTCAGATCCCATTCGCTCTGCACTGGCGGAAAAATCAGGTGCCGACTTGGCGGAATTGTATGGCCATCTTACAGGATTGATCTGGCAGCTCAATCGACTGGGCGTCATTCAAGTTCAGCGGATGTGCCTTGGATGCCGATTTTACCAAAAGAAGGGAGAAGCGCATCATTGCAGATTGCTGGATTCAGACTTGACCGTGGAAGACTTGCGCTTGGACTGTCCCGAGTTCGAAAAGCCTTTATCCGCCTAG
- a CDS encoding DcaP family trimeric outer membrane transporter, with amino-acid sequence MTRMIYSLPWLLCFLLLFNFQSARAQIWTPGDSLSTLDSDTARIDPFRNNTLNLTGEDLVDASFPNSWPVFGTKARVAIGGYVKVDYIQDFDGSYDRFQYEIEDVPVSGDGRLEQSGYMNLHGRESRINIDFRSITSIGRPLQVFFELDFFNLDRGPFNQSPRLRHFYGVVGRLLIGRTWGTQSDLYAVPTTIDFAAGDALTGTRRAQVRYENSWTDQMKYAVALEKLEFPGIEANEQPGQASQLLPMAVGRITRELQNGGRIMLGASAFQLRWDGLNQIPNEEAFGWGVSFSGRSYFTRKKHYVRWITSYGQGWGSNVIALLGTGGSAILNDQGELETMPTWNVGAGISLNLSEILVLNVNTDWFGLDAPSFRDTHALKSGGANHATLIWSPLKSINAGIEYMILTRTNTGDEHGTGQRLQLMIKYIF; translated from the coding sequence ATGACCCGGATGATCTATTCCCTTCCTTGGCTTCTGTGTTTCCTTTTACTGTTTAATTTCCAATCCGCCCGTGCCCAAATTTGGACCCCGGGTGATTCATTGAGTACGCTGGATTCGGATACGGCAAGGATAGATCCTTTTCGAAACAATACCCTCAATCTGACAGGCGAAGACTTGGTGGATGCTTCATTCCCCAATTCATGGCCTGTCTTCGGAACCAAAGCGCGTGTAGCCATCGGAGGATATGTCAAAGTCGACTACATTCAGGATTTTGACGGGTCTTATGATCGGTTCCAATATGAGATCGAAGATGTGCCAGTGTCCGGTGATGGCCGCTTGGAGCAAAGTGGTTACATGAATCTCCACGGTCGTGAATCCCGCATTAATATTGATTTCCGGAGCATTACCTCTATCGGTCGGCCTTTGCAGGTGTTTTTCGAATTGGATTTCTTTAACCTGGACAGAGGTCCGTTCAACCAATCTCCGAGACTTCGGCACTTCTATGGCGTGGTGGGAAGATTGCTTATTGGTCGAACGTGGGGCACCCAATCCGACCTTTACGCAGTTCCAACTACGATTGACTTTGCCGCTGGAGATGCCTTGACTGGGACGAGGCGTGCACAAGTCAGATATGAAAACAGTTGGACCGACCAGATGAAATATGCTGTTGCCCTTGAAAAGTTGGAGTTCCCCGGGATTGAAGCCAATGAGCAACCCGGTCAGGCCAGCCAGTTACTGCCCATGGCAGTCGGTAGAATCACGAGAGAACTCCAAAATGGCGGTCGAATTATGCTTGGAGCCTCAGCATTTCAGCTCAGATGGGATGGCCTGAATCAAATTCCCAACGAAGAGGCTTTCGGTTGGGGCGTTAGTTTCAGTGGACGCAGCTATTTCACTCGCAAGAAGCATTATGTCCGATGGATCACTTCCTACGGGCAAGGATGGGGCTCCAATGTCATCGCGCTTCTGGGGACGGGAGGCTCGGCAATATTAAATGATCAAGGGGAATTGGAGACCATGCCCACTTGGAATGTAGGTGCGGGGATATCGCTGAATTTATCGGAAATTCTTGTACTGAATGTGAATACAGATTGGTTTGGCCTAGATGCCCCCAGCTTCCGGGATACCCACGCCTTGAAATCTGGAGGAGCCAATCATGCGACTTTGATTTGGTCCCCGCTGAAATCCATCAATGCTGGGATAGAGTACATGATTTTGACGCGTACCAATACCGGGGATGAGCATGGAACAGGTCAGCGCCTTCAATTGATGATCAAGTATATTTTTTGA
- a CDS encoding dienelactone hydrolase family protein, whose protein sequence is MDPLKKSDLNQAVFDLYDDYAHNRLERRQFIEKLSIYAVGGITLPSLLGFLMPNYRGTLEVQPDDPRLTSEFVNYDSPKGGGTIKGLLSKPADSTEQLPGIVVVHENRGLNPYIEDVGRRAALAGFVSIAPDALTPLGGYPGNDDEGRALQRQRDRNEMLEDFIAAFEYLKSHPACNGKIGVVGFCFGGWISNMMAVRIPELGAAVPFYGRQPAEEDVPKIQAPLLLQYAEFDKRVNEGWPAYETALKANDKPYQAHIYPGVNHGFHNNTTPRYDEAAATLAWERTVEFFKQHLG, encoded by the coding sequence ATGGACCCATTGAAAAAATCTGACCTCAACCAAGCGGTATTCGACCTGTACGACGATTATGCACATAATCGTCTGGAACGTCGCCAGTTCATCGAAAAGCTATCCATCTATGCGGTTGGGGGAATCACCTTGCCTTCCCTGCTGGGATTCCTCATGCCCAATTACCGGGGTACCCTAGAAGTACAACCCGATGATCCCAGATTGACCTCCGAATTTGTGAATTACGACTCTCCCAAAGGCGGCGGCACGATCAAGGGGCTGCTCTCCAAACCTGCGGATTCCACAGAGCAGTTGCCGGGCATCGTCGTCGTCCATGAAAACCGCGGATTGAATCCATACATCGAAGACGTGGGAAGAAGAGCAGCATTGGCAGGATTTGTCAGTATCGCACCAGATGCACTCACGCCACTAGGAGGCTATCCCGGAAACGACGATGAAGGCCGTGCGCTTCAACGCCAACGCGATCGCAACGAAATGCTGGAAGATTTTATCGCGGCATTCGAATACCTGAAATCCCATCCAGCTTGCAACGGAAAAATCGGTGTGGTAGGCTTCTGTTTTGGCGGGTGGATCTCCAATATGATGGCCGTTAGAATTCCCGAACTGGGGGCTGCTGTCCCATTTTATGGCCGCCAACCTGCTGAGGAGGATGTCCCCAAAATTCAGGCCCCGCTCCTACTCCAATATGCAGAGTTTGATAAGCGGGTGAATGAAGGCTGGCCTGCTTACGAAACTGCTCTCAAGGCCAACGACAAACCCTATCAGGCTCATATCTACCCGGGGGTTAACCACGGTTTTCACAACAATACCACCCCAAGATATGACGAAGCAGCTGCGACCCTAGCTTGGGAACGGACGGTCGAGTTCTTCAAACAGCATTTAGGATAG
- a CDS encoding helix-turn-helix domain-containing protein: MVFTRPGQIIEVPKPKIHSGSSGWTLIFHPDLIRGSELGRKIGSYSFFSYETHEALHLSDHEQTSVTDLIQKIQEEYTQNLDRHSHDLMVNTLGLLLDYCTRYYDRQFFTRTLQNRDIVSRFEALLIDYFEAGKPVEIGVPTVSYCGEALNMSAHYLSDLLKKETGKSALEHIHFHLIDRAKNHLLASDIPVGQVAYDLGFNYPNHFSKLFKAKTGMSPVEYRAQHQTKF; this comes from the coding sequence ATGGTATTCACCCGACCTGGGCAGATTATCGAGGTTCCAAAGCCGAAGATACATTCGGGGAGTTCCGGCTGGACCTTAATCTTTCATCCAGATCTCATTCGGGGGTCTGAATTGGGGAGGAAAATCGGAAGCTATTCCTTCTTTTCGTATGAGACGCACGAAGCCCTTCACTTGTCCGACCACGAGCAAACCAGTGTCACCGACCTCATCCAAAAAATTCAGGAGGAATACACCCAAAATCTCGATCGGCATAGTCATGACCTGATGGTCAATACTTTGGGGTTATTGCTGGATTACTGCACCCGGTATTATGATCGGCAATTCTTCACGAGAACGCTCCAAAATCGAGATATCGTCAGTCGGTTTGAGGCCCTATTGATCGACTATTTCGAAGCAGGAAAACCTGTCGAGATAGGGGTTCCCACCGTCTCCTATTGCGGGGAAGCCCTCAATATGTCTGCACACTACCTGAGCGATTTGCTCAAAAAGGAGACTGGAAAAAGCGCATTGGAACACATCCATTTCCACCTCATCGACCGCGCCAAAAACCATCTGCTTGCCTCGGACATTCCCGTAGGTCAGGTCGCCTATGATTTGGGATTCAATTACCCCAATCATTTCAGCAAATTGTTCAAAGCCAAAACGGGGATGAGTCCCGTGGAATACCGAGCTCAGCATCAGACCAAATTTTAA
- a CDS encoding SRPBCC family protein, with protein sequence MLLQAKWLGVGGLILVILLALYFLGKKSVHASVSVPVSPDQVWKLLTNLDQVQAWNKILVPKEGQLIEGQEITYDFHDIEKSSSEIKARVQRLIPNQEIQQSGGMPGILTFHHRYILTPEAGGTRVEIREEYRGIMVPFWSPASVGASYQQLLDDLKTYITTPTSPQ encoded by the coding sequence ATGCTACTTCAAGCCAAATGGTTGGGCGTTGGCGGGCTGATCTTGGTCATCCTGCTGGCGCTCTATTTCCTCGGGAAAAAGTCTGTCCATGCTTCAGTGAGCGTCCCAGTCTCCCCCGATCAAGTATGGAAATTACTCACGAATCTAGATCAGGTTCAGGCTTGGAACAAAATCTTGGTTCCCAAAGAAGGTCAACTGATCGAAGGTCAGGAAATCACCTACGATTTTCACGATATTGAGAAATCGTCTTCTGAAATCAAGGCTCGGGTACAACGGCTCATTCCCAATCAAGAGATTCAACAGTCGGGCGGTATGCCGGGTATTTTGACCTTCCACCATCGGTATATCCTCACTCCAGAGGCAGGTGGGACCCGTGTGGAAATTCGGGAGGAATACCGTGGCATCATGGTTCCTTTTTGGAGCCCCGCTTCTGTGGGAGCTTCCTACCAGCAATTGCTGGATGATTTGAAGACGTATATTACGACGCCAACTTCTCCCCAATAA
- the map gene encoding type I methionyl aminopeptidase translates to MSIQGHLDFEGMKLVSEAVAQTLKAMVKFAAPGMSTKELDELGGKMLASFGAKSAPKETYRFPGYTCISIRNQFCHGIPTSHTILQEGDLVNIDVSAELNGYWADNGASFVLGEDIHGHQPLVEASKEILKAAIDQIQHGVKISDVGHIMETEANKRGYKVIRNLAGHGVGRSLHEAPREILNYRDRYNRRRFKRNSVVAIETFISTHSELAITESDGWTMVGNKGGFMTQHEHTLMVTDDKPHIFTMDNGIWD, encoded by the coding sequence ATGTCTATTCAAGGCCACCTCGATTTCGAGGGAATGAAACTCGTCAGTGAAGCAGTCGCCCAAACGCTGAAGGCGATGGTCAAATTTGCCGCACCCGGTATGTCCACCAAAGAGTTGGATGAATTGGGTGGAAAAATGCTCGCCAGTTTCGGTGCCAAATCCGCTCCCAAGGAGACTTATCGTTTCCCCGGATATACCTGCATCAGCATCCGCAACCAGTTTTGCCACGGAATCCCAACCAGCCATACCATCCTACAAGAGGGAGATCTTGTCAACATCGACGTATCGGCGGAATTGAATGGCTATTGGGCTGACAATGGAGCTTCCTTTGTTTTGGGAGAAGATATTCATGGACATCAGCCGTTGGTGGAAGCTTCCAAAGAGATCCTAAAGGCGGCCATTGATCAGATCCAGCATGGAGTCAAAATCTCTGATGTCGGCCACATTATGGAGACCGAAGCCAACAAACGTGGGTACAAAGTGATCCGCAATCTCGCCGGTCATGGTGTAGGAAGAAGCCTCCACGAAGCACCGCGTGAGATCCTCAATTATCGAGACCGCTACAATCGCCGTCGATTCAAGCGCAATTCCGTTGTAGCTATCGAAACCTTCATTTCCACCCACTCAGAATTGGCGATCACAGAATCCGATGGCTGGACGATGGTCGGCAACAAGGGCGGTTTCATGACTCAGCATGAGCATACCCTGATGGTCACGGACGACAAGCCGCATATCTTCACGATGGACAATGGAATTTGGGACTAG
- a CDS encoding DUF3137 domain-containing protein: protein MSKIDLFGKHKREIWQQLAEQIDGDFFRGKMFRPDRVEAYYGDWMVTLDTYTVDKAVYTRIRAPYVNRDDFVFKIFREHAGHRLIKALGMEDIEVGHPEFDQDFVIQGSDERKLQMMFANPKIRQLISFQPKIILQLKREAGLFQKPPFPKDVNELYYQVGGILKNLEQLHDLFDLFAETLDHLCAIGTAYEDDPKFKYYT from the coding sequence ATGTCGAAGATTGATCTTTTTGGTAAGCACAAACGTGAAATATGGCAGCAGCTAGCCGAACAAATTGACGGAGACTTTTTCCGTGGCAAAATGTTCCGGCCAGATCGTGTGGAAGCCTATTATGGGGATTGGATGGTCACGCTAGACACCTATACCGTCGACAAGGCTGTTTATACCCGCATCAGAGCGCCCTATGTCAACCGAGATGATTTTGTATTCAAGATCTTTCGCGAGCATGCAGGCCATCGGCTCATCAAAGCGCTGGGTATGGAGGACATCGAGGTCGGGCATCCTGAGTTTGATCAAGATTTTGTCATCCAGGGAAGCGATGAGCGAAAGCTCCAAATGATGTTTGCCAATCCCAAAATCCGGCAGTTGATCAGTTTTCAACCCAAAATCATCCTTCAATTGAAGCGGGAAGCGGGCCTTTTTCAGAAGCCTCCATTTCCCAAAGATGTGAACGAGCTCTATTACCAGGTCGGTGGAATCCTCAAGAATCTCGAGCAATTGCACGATCTGTTTGACCTTTTTGCTGAGACACTCGATCACCTCTGCGCGATTGGAACCGCCTACGAGGACGACCCCAAGTTTAAATACTATACCTGA
- a CDS encoding aminotransferase class V-fold PLP-dependent enzyme has translation MPETSFFSDLEALEAAARQLEVPQDQREAWTEQVLQQAFHFLQNIDDFPGYFPGDPDLSFDLEKAPLPMQQILAEYDKQVIRKGISAATGRHMGYIPGGGLYASALADFMVDITNEYGGIYFGSPGAVQMEHKLLDWMKEVFGFPPSSVGNLPSGGSVANLIALTAARDKYAIKNERITQSVIYLSAHVHHCIQKALRIIGLEDVQIREIPLDESFKLRTDALRDAITKDKQAGLNPFLVIASAGTTDTGAIDPLEEIGMIARSEGLWYHIDAAYGGFFILVDKLKAKFQGIEMADSLVIDPHKSMFLPYGTAGVLVKDREAMFHSHHYTAQYMQDALHPDLPVNPADVSPELTKHFRAFRMWLPMLLHGLEPFKACLEEKTELIRYFRQGLIERGFEVGPDPDLSVSFFWYPAKQTDPDIYNEALQQAIYQDGEVFLSSSRVDGRYVTRIALLSFRTHKADIDRALAMIDRIQTDLAGRDLQ, from the coding sequence ATGCCCGAAACATCTTTTTTTTCTGATCTGGAAGCCCTTGAAGCGGCCGCCAGACAACTAGAAGTACCCCAGGATCAGCGCGAAGCTTGGACTGAGCAAGTCCTCCAGCAAGCCTTCCATTTTCTTCAAAACATCGACGATTTCCCTGGCTACTTTCCGGGTGATCCGGACCTTTCCTTTGACTTGGAGAAGGCTCCGCTTCCCATGCAGCAGATCTTGGCTGAGTATGACAAACAAGTCATCCGAAAAGGTATTTCAGCAGCAACAGGCCGTCACATGGGATACATACCCGGAGGTGGCTTGTATGCTTCTGCCCTCGCGGATTTCATGGTCGATATTACCAATGAGTATGGAGGCATCTATTTTGGTTCTCCCGGAGCTGTCCAGATGGAGCATAAACTGCTCGATTGGATGAAGGAGGTTTTTGGATTCCCGCCATCATCGGTGGGGAATTTGCCTTCTGGAGGCTCTGTCGCCAATCTGATCGCCTTGACTGCTGCCCGCGACAAATACGCCATCAAAAATGAGCGGATTACCCAGTCCGTCATTTACCTCAGTGCTCATGTCCATCACTGCATCCAGAAGGCCCTCCGAATCATCGGACTGGAAGACGTGCAGATCCGTGAGATTCCGTTGGACGAGTCCTTCAAGCTCAGGACAGATGCCCTGAGAGACGCAATCACAAAGGATAAGCAAGCTGGGCTGAATCCTTTTTTGGTGATTGCCTCCGCCGGAACTACCGATACTGGGGCGATTGATCCCTTGGAAGAAATCGGAATGATCGCCCGATCGGAAGGGCTTTGGTATCATATCGATGCCGCCTATGGAGGATTTTTCATCTTGGTGGATAAGCTCAAGGCCAAGTTTCAGGGGATCGAAATGGCGGATTCGCTGGTGATCGATCCGCACAAAAGCATGTTCCTGCCTTATGGAACTGCCGGAGTCCTCGTCAAGGATCGCGAGGCCATGTTTCATTCCCACCATTACACCGCGCAGTACATGCAAGACGCCCTCCATCCTGATTTGCCGGTGAATCCTGCGGATGTTTCGCCAGAATTGACCAAGCATTTTCGGGCATTTCGGATGTGGCTGCCCATGTTGCTTCATGGCTTGGAACCCTTCAAAGCTTGTTTGGAAGAAAAGACGGAGCTCATTCGATATTTCCGGCAAGGCTTGATAGAACGAGGATTCGAGGTCGGTCCAGATCCGGATCTATCCGTGAGTTTCTTTTGGTACCCAGCCAAGCAAACCGATCCGGACATTTACAATGAAGCGCTCCAGCAGGCAATCTATCAAGACGGTGAAGTATTCCTGAGTTCTTCGAGAGTCGATGGAAGGTATGTGACCCGAATCGCCTTGCTATCCTTCCGGACCCACAAGGCCGATATCGACCGGGCGTTGGCGATGATCGACCGGATACAGACAGATCTTGCAGGACGGGATTTGCAATAA
- a CDS encoding cytochrome P450 yields the protein MSESSSQSASKCPVDHSAFSSATLPPGSEGLPLVGETLDFLGGPPNFIPKRTQKYGSIFRTHLLGKRTIFMSGAKANFWVFQGENKYLVNEWPKTIRTLLGPESMVVLTGKEHRSRRKLLAPFFQRKVVDQYRPQIEAVIESHLAKWDTQESFDIVPAIRSLAFDIILVMIFGETQVDRAFLSHHLEIWLDGFFALLPWKLPFTKFGKAYRSRLEIQSYLAPILAARQELDHQPKDILGSLILAGKDTGEPLSDQAILDEILLQVFAGHDTTVTATSNLLLQLSQHPQHLETLRATLSDESGQIDLGNISEPILDHVIWEGMRYVPTIPGGFRKVTEDVEFQGHKIPKDYQVMVSIWAAHQQGPWTDPKAFDPARFHPDRAEDQAEPCTYIPFGGGPRTCIGQHFAMLEMKLMLMHILRNFEFELVPGQDLTYQYLPFPLPKRGIQMLFKRMASSSGTLHSESETTLNPS from the coding sequence ATGTCTGAATCCTCCTCGCAATCAGCTTCCAAATGCCCGGTAGACCACTCGGCGTTTTCCTCAGCTACTTTGCCGCCCGGCTCGGAAGGACTCCCCTTGGTGGGAGAAACGCTAGACTTTCTAGGAGGTCCACCGAATTTCATTCCCAAACGAACTCAGAAATACGGTTCCATTTTCCGCACCCATCTACTCGGAAAACGCACGATATTCATGAGTGGCGCCAAGGCCAACTTTTGGGTATTTCAGGGGGAAAACAAGTACCTCGTCAATGAGTGGCCCAAAACCATTCGGACCCTTTTGGGCCCCGAATCCATGGTGGTCCTGACCGGGAAGGAGCATCGATCTAGACGTAAACTACTGGCTCCATTCTTCCAGCGAAAGGTCGTGGACCAATATCGTCCCCAAATTGAGGCGGTAATCGAATCCCATCTTGCCAAGTGGGACACCCAAGAATCGTTTGATATTGTACCGGCTATTCGCAGCCTGGCTTTTGATATCATCTTGGTCATGATTTTTGGAGAGACCCAAGTCGATCGAGCTTTCCTTTCACACCATCTGGAAATTTGGCTAGATGGTTTTTTTGCTCTACTCCCGTGGAAACTGCCCTTCACGAAATTCGGCAAAGCTTATCGTTCAAGACTGGAAATCCAATCTTATCTGGCCCCGATCTTGGCAGCGCGTCAGGAGCTCGACCATCAGCCCAAGGACATTCTCGGGAGCTTGATCTTGGCAGGAAAGGACACAGGAGAACCCCTCTCAGATCAAGCCATCCTCGACGAAATCCTCCTTCAGGTATTCGCTGGACACGATACCACGGTGACCGCCACTTCGAACCTATTGCTCCAACTTTCCCAGCATCCGCAGCATTTGGAGACCTTGCGAGCAACCCTTTCCGACGAAAGCGGGCAAATCGATTTGGGGAACATATCCGAACCGATCTTGGATCATGTGATTTGGGAAGGCATGCGCTATGTCCCAACTATCCCCGGCGGATTCAGGAAAGTCACCGAAGATGTGGAGTTTCAGGGACACAAAATTCCCAAAGATTACCAAGTCATGGTCAGCATCTGGGCGGCCCATCAGCAAGGCCCATGGACCGACCCGAAGGCGTTTGATCCTGCTCGATTCCATCCAGACCGTGCGGAAGACCAAGCTGAGCCATGCACCTACATTCCCTTTGGCGGAGGTCCTAGAACTTGCATCGGGCAACACTTTGCTATGCTGGAGATGAAATTGATGCTCATGCATATTCTCCGCAACTTTGAATTCGAATTGGTGCCCGGACAAGATCTGACCTATCAGTATCTTCCATTCCCGCTGCCCAAACGTGGCATCCAGATGCTTTTCAAGCGAATGGCATCTTCTTCAGGTACATTGCATTCAGAATCGGAAACCACCCTCAATCCCTCATAA